GCAGTATCAGGAATTGCTAAAGCGGGAAGGCTCCTAGCGTTGGAATAAATTCCAACCTCTTTCAGTTGTCATCCTGAGCGCAGCGAAGGACCTGCTTTTTCCTTCGATGAAATCTCAAAGCAGGTCCTTCGCTGCGCTCAGGATGACAACGTTGTTGAATAGAAATTAACGATGAGATATCTCCCCAAATCGCCCTCCGAACGGCAGGAAATGCTCGCCTCCATCGGCGTTGCATCCGTTGAGGAATTGTTCGCGGGCATCCCGGCGTCGGCGCGACTGAAGCGGCCGCTGGCGATGGACACCGGCAAGTCGGAAGTGGAAGTCCTGCGCTACTTCCGCGAGCGCGCCACCGAAAATGCCCGCGAGTTCACCAGCTTCCTCGGCGCGGGCGTCTACGACCATTTCCGTCCCGCCGTGGTGGACGCGCTGATTTCGCGCAGCGAGTTCTTCACCGCCTACACGCCCTATCAGCCGGAGATCAGCCAGGGAACGCTACAGGCCATCTTCGAATTTCAGACGCTCATCTGCCAGCTTACCGGCATGGATGTCTCGAACGCCTCGCTCTATGACGGCTCGACCGCTCTGCCCGAAGCCGCCATGATGGCCATTCGCCTGACTAACCGCAAACGCGTGCTGGTGGCGCGTTCCGTGCATCCTGAGTACCGGCAGGTGCTGGCCACTTATCTCCAGCATCAGGGTATTCAGATTGATGAGATCGGCTACACGCCATCCGGCCAGGTGGACGCAAAGTCGATTGCTGCAAAATTGGGCAGCGATGTTGCGACGGTAATTGTGCAGTCTCCCAACTTTTTCGGCGTGGTCGAGGAAGTCGCCGCCATCGCGCCGCTCGCGCATGACGCCGGCGCGCTGCAAGTGGTGATGATCGCCGAGCCGCTCTCGCTGGGCATCGTGCGTCCGCCCGCCGAGGCCGACATCGTGGCGGGCGAGGGACAGAGCTTCGGCGTCGCGCCCAGCTACGGCGGACCGTTCGTGGGCTTCATCGCCACGCGCGAAAAGTTTGTCCGCAACATGCCGGGGCGGTTGGTGGGCCAGACCGTGGACTCGAGCGGCGAGCGCGGTTTTTGCCTGACGCTGGCCACCCGCGAACAGCACATCCGCCGCGAGAAGGCGACATCGAACATATGCACCAACCAGGCGCTCTGCGCGCTGATGGCAACTATTTTCCTGTCTCTGCACGGCAAGCAGGGGCTGCGCGATCTGGCGCTGCAAAATCTATCCAAGGCCGGCTACGCCGCCGAGCGCTTCCGCAAAGCCGGCGCGCGCGTGCGCTTCACCGGCCCGTTCTTCAACGAGATGGTGGTTACCGGCTTGCCGTCGCGGCCCGGCGCCTTGAATGTAAACGACCGCCTCGCCGCGCAGAAGATCATCGGCGGATTCGATCTGGGACGTTACTACCCGGAGCTGGCCGGCGATCAGTTGTTGTGCTTCACCGAGACGCCCACACGCGAGAAGATCGATCAACTGGTGGAGACGCTGGCGGGCTAGTTAGGCATTGATGTGGTTTGGTTGTCATTCCGAGCGCAGCGAGGAATCTGCTGTTTGTTATTGAACGAGGGAAAGCAGATTCCTCGCTGCGTTCGGAATGACAATGTTGAAAGAATGACGCTGAAAGCATTATGAGCAATCAAGACATTAAAAAAGCGAAGCGCCACCTCACGCAGAACGAGGGGCTGATCTTCGAGGGCAGCTCGCCGGGCAAGGCCGGCGTGGAGATGCCGCCGCTCGATGTGCCCGCGCTTGATCCCGCCGCCGCGCTGGGCGCGCAACTGGTGCGCGACGAAATTGCAGGCTTCCCCGAGGTCAGCGAGATGGAAGTGGTGCGCCACTTCACGCGCCTGTCGACTTGGAATTACGGCGTTGATCTAGGCGCGTATCTGCTCGGCTCCTGCACCATGAAGTACAACCCGAAGATCAACGAAGTGGTGGCGCGCCTGGAAGGCATCGGCAACGCGCATCCCTATCAGCCGGAGAATCTTTCGCAGGGCGCGCTGCGCATCATGAAGCACCTCGCCGACGCGCTGCTCGAAATCGTGGGCATGGACGCCATCACGCTGCAACCCGCCGCCGGCGCGCATGGCGAGATGACCGGCCTGCTGCTGGTCCGCGCGTATCTGGAGTCAAAGGGCAATCCGCGCCGCAAGGTTCTGGTGCCCGACTCCGCGCACGGGACCAACCCGGCCTCAGCCTATCAGGTCGGCTATCAGACGCAGAACCTGCCGTCGAACGCGCGCGGCACAGTGGATCTCGCGGTCCTCGACAGGATGATGAACGAGGATGTGGCCGCGCTGATGCTGACCAACCCCAATACGCTCGGCGTCTTCGACGACCAGATTGTGGAGATTGCCGAGATCGTGCATTCGCGTGGCGGGCTGATCTACATGGACGGCGCGAACCTGAACGCGCTGCTCGGCGTCAGCCGCCCCGGCGACTTCGGCATCGACGTGCTGCACTTGAACCTGCACAAAACTTTCTCGACGCCCCACGGCGGCGGCGGGCCGGGCGCGGGTCCGGTGGCTGTGAAGAAGCATCTTGAACCGTTCCTGCCCATCCCGCGCGTGCGCGAAAACTCCGACGGCACGCTCGCGCTCGACTTCGATCAGCCGAAGACCGTGGGCCGCGTCCGCGCGTTTTACGGCAACTACGGGATGCTGGTGCGCGCGCTGGCGTTCATCCTCGCGAACGGCTCGGACGGCCTGCGGCAAGTTACCGACGACGCCGTGCTCAACTCGCGCTACGTCCGCAAGGGCCTCGAGGATTATTACGAGCTGCCTTATCCCGCGCCCACGCTGCACGAGTGCGTCTTCAGCGACAAGCGCCAGTTGAAAAACGGCGTGCGCACCGGCGACATCGCCAAGCGCCTGATCGACTACGGCTTCCACCCTTACACGGTCAGCTTCCCCCTGATCGTCCCCGGCGCGCTGATGATCGAGCCGACGGAGAGCGAGAGCAAGCAGGAACTTGACCTGCTGATCGACGCGCTGCAATGCATCGCCCGCGAAGCCGAGACCGAACCTGAGACTGTGCTCAACGCCCCGCACACCACCCGCGTCGGCCGCATGGACGAAGTGCAGGCCGCCCGCAAGCCCATCCTCCGCTGGCGGTCGTAACTTACCGCAAACCCCACAGAGCCGCGCGCGTAAGCAAGCGGACCGGGTCGAGAATCGCGATTCGGGAATCGGGAAACCCAAAACTTATGCCACGACGACGGACATTGATTGAGCCGCCGCTTTATTGGGTGGAGAAGCCTGTGCCGGTTGCGCCGCCGGCGCTGCCGGTGGTGGCCGAGCGCGGCGGGACGCAGTTCATTGCGCCCAAGGCGACGATCATCGTGGATACGCGTGAGCAGATGCCGTTCAAGTTTTCGCGCTTTCGCGGATGGTTTGCGGGGGTGAAGAAGAAGGCGCTGAAGGTGGGCGACTACTCCATCGCGGGCCTGGAAGATTACGTTACGGTCGAGCGCAAGGACCTGCCCGACCTGATCCAGTCATTCACCACGAACCGCGCGGTGTTCGTGGCGAGGCTGCGCAAGATGGCTGACTACCCGCATCGCCTGCTGGTGGTAACGGCGTCGTTCACCGAAGTGAAGTCGCGCTACGGCGGCGTTTCGATTGATCCCAATCGCATCACGCAATCGCTGATCGCCACGCTCACCGGCGCGGGCGTGCCGTTTATCTGCAGCGAGACGCACGAGCTGGGAGCGGAGATCACCGCGTCATATCTCTATCAGGTACACCTCTACCACTGGTTGGAAGAGCAAGGCGAAGGCCGCCGCCTCACCGACAACGACCTGTAACGAGAAACGGGCCGCGGGCGGGTGTTCCGGGGATTCCTCATCACCGGAAGCGCCAGCGGCCCATCATTTTGAATCCCAGCACGATCCTATTTCACGATGCGCACCGAGTCAGTGGACTGGAACGCCACGCCCGCCGTGGTTTTGCCTTTCAGAATCGCCACGGTGTCGGTGGCCAGGAACGCCGCTGTCTCCGTATCGAAGTGGCACAGCAGGTCCATCAGCCCGTCAGCGTTGACCTGCTGAATAGCGCAGAAAGCAAGACTCGCTTCGTTGCCTGAGTGCCCGAAGGTCAGTGTGGAAACGTTCACTTTCGTCGAGGCATCAAACGAAGCGCTCGAAAGGATGGCCACGGGAATTTTCCCCTTGCTCTTGGAGTTGATAGTATTGACGGAGTCGCCCGGTTTGACGTCAATCACCACGGCCAGAATCACGGCGACGGCCAGGCTGGCCTGCACCGAGCCACCCTGCCCGGCAGCGTGGAGGAGGTAGGTGGTGGTCGCTACAGGGGAGACGATCATGGTGCCGTCCACCGGCATGGAAGCGCCGTTGATGGTAACGGTGACCGCGTTGGTGGAATCCCAGGTGAGCGACGCGGATTGTCCCTGATTGATCTGCAAATTATTGGCGGTAAAGGTAACGGTGGGAACCGGCGGCGGGATGATCACCGTAACGGTGACACTGGCTTGCGCGGAGCCGCCCGGACCCGTCGCCGTGAGGTTGTAGGTGGTGGTCGCCGACGGAGTGACAACCAATGTCCCGTCCACCGGCACAGCAGCACCGTTGATGGTGACGGTGGTCGCGTTAGTGGAATCCCAAGACAGTGTGGCGCTCTGCCCTTGATTGATCTGCGGACTGTTGACTGTGAATGTGATTGTGGGCACTGCTGGCGGGAGGGAGGCCGGATTATACAGTTCCGCGCTGGCCAGAGGCCCGGCATTGTACCCGCCGGCAACCAGAACCTTTCCGTTCAGTAATGTCGTGGCCGTGGTGAGATAACGCGCAGTCAGCATGCTACCGGTGAGGCCAAAACTATTGCTCGCGGAGTCGAAAATTTCCGCCTGAACAAGCGGAAGCGGCCCGAGGCCACCAAAAATGATCGACTTGCCGCTTACGATCGCGGCGGTATGGCTGATGCGCGCATGGGTAAGTGGACCCGTGGGTGAAAAGCTGCCGGTTACGGGATTAAATAATTCGGCGGAAGACAGCACGGCGATGTCGTTAAAGCCACCGGCTACCAATACCTTGTCGCCCACCAGGCTCGCCGAATGGTTGTAACGGGCAAAACCCATTGGGGCGGTGGCGGAAAAAGTGCCGGTTGCAGGGTCGAAAGTCTCCGCGGAAGCAAGTGGTCCGGATGGACTGCTTCCGCCAGCAACCAGAACCTTCCCGTTGGGCAGTAGAGTCGCAGTCTGGTTGTAACGCTCGGCGGTGAGATCTCCCGCCGTCAAGATGAATGCCCCGGAGACAGGGTCGTAAATCTCCGCTGTATTGACTGGCCCTTCCCATCCAAAGCCGACGGCGATTAAGACTTTTCCGTTTAGCAATGCCGTCGCGGTGTGCATGGCCCGGGGTGAGATCATGACTCCCGCAGACGAGAACAACCCGGTTGCGGGACTGTAAAGCTAGGCCGATGCCATCGCACCGTCAGCGTTGAATCCACCAAGGACAAGCACATTTCCGTTCGGCAGCAGGGTGGCAGTATGCAGGTACCGAGCATTGGCCAAGCTGCCCGTATTTGAAAAAGTCCCCGTGGCCGGATCGTATAATTCGGCGCTGGCGATGGGGGCTTGATTGGAATCCTCGCCGCCCGCGACCAGCACTTTGCCATTGGGCAGCAGCGTGGCAGTGTGACTGTCCCGGGCCACCTTCAGGCTTCCAGTCAACGCAAAAGTTTGCGCGTGCACCGTCATCGGCAGCGCCCGCAGTAGTAGTAAGCCCACGATCACGGCAAATGATCTGCGCAAATTCTGGTAGGACTGTTTCGTTCTCATCATGTGTTCTCTCCTCCGAACAGACCAGCATTGAATATCTCTGGGGGGAGATTACTTGCCCGTCATCTTTCACGTTAAGAGGCGACCAAAGAGGTGTCAATGAACCGTCGGGGACGCGCGCCGTGGCGATTGTGTGTCAGACTTTCGTACTAGCGATGTTGCATCACCAGATCAGCCGGCTTCTGAGCCATGGCCTGCAAGGGACGCCGCTGCGCAGTCTGAAGATTCTCGCCGCTCAGCGCAGACGCTCTTCATATTCCAAGCTGAAACATTGAGGGTATGGGAGGGCGTGGCTGCCATCATCCATTTGCTCGTGTGGCCGACGGATTGCAAGATACCCGATGGATCGGGCACGACGAGGGCGAGGAGGTTCTATGATTGAGCAGCTTGTAATGGTGGTTGTTGCTGGGGTTATCTTCTCGGTTTCCATGGGCTTGGGCGATGCGCAGGCCATGCCGCAGGGCAATAGCGGCAGTCAGGGCGGAGGCAAGGCGAAGCCCGCCGTTAGGGTTACAGATACTTCGCTGGGCGACAAGGTCAGGGAAGTTCTCCCGGCCAGCCAGCCGGTTTTTACCGCCCGCGAGGTGACCCTGGTTACTGATTGGTTCCGCGTGAACCGCGGCACCCTGCCGCCGGGACTGGCCAAGCGCGACACGCTGCCTCCTGGTCTGCAGAAGCAGTTGCAGAAGAACGGGAAGCTCCCGCCGGGCCTTGAGAAGAAACTGCATCCGCTCCCCTACGAGCTGGAGCGCCAGCTTTCGCCCATCCCCACCGGATATCGTCGCGTGGTCATCGGCGGCAATGTGATCACTATGGAGCCGCTGGCCGGCATGATCTACGACGTGATCCGCAACGTGATCCCCGTAAGCGCGCACCAATTAATCCTGCCGTGATTTGACAGGGCCTCCAGAGGGCGGTAGATTCAAGAGACCACTCCTCGGAGGCCCTTTTCCATTGTTGCCGGAAAAACGATTGCGACGATTATCGAGCCGATTCGCGCTGCTGATGGTGCTGGCACTGGCGACCGGAAGCTACCTCTATTCCCAGTCCTTCGTGCGCGGCTATGACCGGCTGATGGCTGATCTCGAATCGAAGCGCCAGCCGCCCACCGACACCGAGTTTGTCTTCGCGCGCGTGCGCTTCACCAGCAACGGGCCGGGACGCGGGCCGCAGTATGACCACCGCACGCCGGGCTGGTCGCATGACTATCCCAGCTCGGAGGAGCACATCCTGCAGATCGCCAGCGAGGTTACCGGCATGAACGTGCGTAAGGAGTCGCACGTCATCGTCGATCTCGACAGCGAGGAATTGTTCCGCTACCCGTTCGCGTATTTCAGCGAAGTCGGCGAAATGACGCTTACTGAAAAAGAAACCGCCAACCTGCGCGAGTATCTCGACCGCGGCGGCTTCGTGGTACTCGACGACTTCGACAATCCTAGCCTGGACTGGTTCGCCAACGAAATGCAGAAGGTCTATCCAGAGCGCGAGTTCACCAAGATCACCGACGGTCATCCGATGTTTCGCACCTTCTACGAGATCAACGACATCAACATCGATCCACCCTACGAGCAGCCCGGCCAGCCCGGCTTCTACGGCTACTACGACCGGCGCGGTCGCCTGCTGATGGTGGGCAACGCCAACAACGATTTCGGCGACTACTGGGAGTGGATCGACCAGCCGCAATACCCCCTGCCGCCGGGCACCGCCGCGCTGCGCTTCGGCGTGAACTACCTGATGTACTCGCTCACTCACTAAGGCGATTTCCGGGATGGCGTATCCGAGCCGCGCCAGTAATGCCGCGTCCACCCAAGGGCGGCAAGCGTTACACGGTGATCGTGTACACCAATGTTTGCGTCCCGCACCTTCCCTTGTACGTTCCTCACATGCCGGGCAACTACTTGGCGGCGAACATGGCGGCGAACATTGTGGACGCTCCATAGCTGTCGCGGCTCGGAACGGGCTACAGCATCGTTCGACGGGTGGCGAGAGCAGCGGGCGTTTTGCTCAATTGTGCTACAATTTCAGCAAAGGTGAAGACGATGGCGGAAAACAATAACGGCTACGTGACCAAAGCCGATCTAAAAGCCGAATTGATCGTGCAACGCGACGAGATGATCGCCGCGATGAATGAGGCGATCCACGACACCGAAACGAGGCTGCTCACGGCCTTTTATGGTTTCGGCGAGTCCATCCAGAAACGCACGGTAATTGTGGAGAACGCGCAGGGCGGTCTCACCGGCCTGCTGGCCACCCTCGACCGCCGCGTCACCGAACTCGAGAAAAAAGTAAACTTCCCCAACGCTTCCTAAGATCCCAGTTTCTTCTTGCCCCCACGCTTAACATTCTGATGTTCAGTAATCGCGCTAAAATAGTGGGTGATGGGCCATGGTCTAAATCCATGGCAGAGAGGTTCGTCTATGACCTCTCCCGTAAAACCTTCCTTTCATTGTGGAGCTATGCAAATCCTCGAAATAGCAAGGGGAAAGAGCTTTGTGATGTTCTGGCCGTTTGCCAGCCGCACGTGATTATATTCAGCGTTAAGGAGGTCCGGCTTACTGCAAGTGGAAATCGAGATGTAGCTCATGAGAGATGGCAAAGGGACGCCATTGAGGAGTCAGTGAAACAACTCTATGGTGCTGAGCGCCACATCCGATCAACAACTCATGTAATTCGGTCGGATGGGACACCGGGTTTGCAATTCCCATCCACAGCGGATGTAATGATTCACCGTGTGGCAGTCGCTATCGGCAGTGAGGATAAGGTGCCACTTGGATTCGGCGATTTTGGGAAGGGTTTTGTCCATGTTCTCGACGAGGTCGCTTTGCGGATAGTTCTTACCGAACTTGATACAATAAATGATTTTGTTGGGTACCTCACCGCGAAGGAAGAGTTCTGCAGGAAGATAAGAGAATTCGTCCAAATCAAGGAAGAGGATCTTTTGGCGTTATATGTCCACAATGGGCGTCGTTTTCCAGAGGCTGGCGATATCCTTCTAACTTCAGAAGACCTTTGGCCAGCAGTACAAAAGAAGCCGGAGTATCAGAGCAAGAAGGTTGCAGATCGGGGCAGCTATGTTTGGGATCAACTGATTCAGAAGTTTTCTAACGATATTTTATCGGACAACCTCGAACCAGGCTCTTCACCAGCAAATGCAGAGATGGCCCTTAGAACGATGGCTCAAGAGGATCGCTTTTCAAGAAGAGTGCTTGGCAAAGCGTTCGCAGAGATTTTGGAAGAATCTCGGACAACAGGAATAGCCAGAATGCTTCAAGCGCCCTCGGGCGTGGTCTATGTGTTATTTGCCGCTCCCCGCAGTTATGAACGCCATTTCCGGCAAGCTGAATTGGGTAATCGTTGTTTTGTTGCCCGAGGGCTGCATCCATCGGCCACGAAAGTGATTGGCATTGCTACGGAACAGTATAGCCCGCAGGGCTATTCACTTGATTTGTGCCAGTTACGGTTACCTACTTGGACAGCCGAGCAGCAAGCAACTATGGAAGCAATGCAAGCCGATCTGGGTTATTTTGTGAGTCCTCGCAAGAGCGTAGCCCACGAGGATGAGTATCCAGAATCAGGAAACATCAACTGATCTTTCCCTACCGCTAATCAAAACCAACACTAACCACTAAAAGTTCAACCGCAGCGAGAACTGCACCTGCCTCCCCTTATTCGCGGTGTTGGTGATTTGGCCGAAGATGTTGCCGGACATCTGCACGTTGGCTTTGTCGAACTGTGCGTGGTTGAAGAAGTTGATGAACTCGCCGCGGAAGGCGAGGGAGCGCTCGCGGCCGCCGGGCAGCGGGAAGGTCTTGCCGATGGCCAGGTTCCAGTTGTGGGTGCCGTCTTTGCGGAACACGTTCATGCCGATGTTGCCGCGTCCGCCGAGGGGGAGGTTGGTGTCGAAGTAGAGGCAGTCCAGATAAGTGCCGGAGAATCCACCGGCCACGCGCGCGCAGCCGGGGCGGCCATCGGCGGTGATGGCGCCCATCTCCAGTTGCGAGGTGTCGGGATCGTCGAAGCTCATCCCCAGCAACTCCGGGTTCTTGATGTTGGGGCGGTCCTGTCCCCAGCCATCCACGTTGCCGACGCCGGGGCCGTCGCCGCCGGTGTGCATGTGGTAGGGCGTGCCGGATTGCAGGTTGGTTACGCCGCTGATCTGCCAGCCGGCGAACAGCGTCTTCACCAGTCCACGGGTGCCGACGGCGAACGGCAGATTGTAACTATAAGTCACCACCAGCGCCTGCGTGGTGTCGAACAGGCTCACGCCCTTCTTGTCGCTGGTGAAATCGCATAGCTCGCAGGTGGACGTGCCGGTCTCGGGCGGTCGCTCGACGCCGGTGGCGGTGTTGGTGAAGTCGCCGCCTGTGTCGATGTTCTTGCTGTAAGAATACTGCGCGCGGAAGACGAGGCCGTTCGAGAGGCGCTTGTCCGCGCCCAGAATCAGCGCGTCGTAGTAGCCGTTCGAGCTGCTCTCGATGACGATGATGTCGGCGAAGCCCTGATCGGGGCGGCGCTGCTGAATCGTCGCCGTGGTGTTGGGAATAGTCGTTCTGGGCCGCGCGCGGTTGTACACCTGCTGCGTCAGCAGGTGAAATGTCCGCGTGCCCACGTATCCGGCGCGCAGCGTGAGGCCGCCGGGCGCGGCGCGCTCCAGGCCAAAAGAATAGTGATGCGTATAAGACGGGATCAGGTCGGGGCTGAGTCGATAGATGGTCTCGGGGCGCTGTTGGATATTTCCGCCGAGCGGATTCAACAGGTCGGGAGCGTTCACGGTGAAGGCGCGCACCTGCGGCGAGTTGAAGCGGGTCATGCCGTAGCTGACGCCCTGGATCTGCGCGTGCGAGATGCCATAGCCGCCGCGAACCACGGTCTTGCCGCCGCCGGGAGTCCAGGCGAATCCGAAGCGCGGCGCGAAGTTGTTGGCGTCGCCGTCATACCCCGTGTCGGTGAGATGATTCACTTCCACCGGCGCGGTGGCCAGCTCGTAGCGCACCCCGGCGGTTAGGGTGAAGTTGGGGCGCAGGCGCATCGAGTCCTCGAAGTATACGAAGTGCTCCCAGTTGCGGAAGCCGCGATAGAAATTGCCCACCGCGAACAGGTACGTGCTGGGCGTGCCCTCCAGGAAATTCTGCACCTCGGTGCGGCCGAAGTCGCTGGAGAAGCGCAGCACGCCGCGCCCGTTGTCACTTTGCAGATCGTTCAGGCGCACGCGCGTGGTGCTCCATCCGGCCTTGAAGGTGTGGCGGCCCGAGGTGCGGGA
This sequence is a window from Acidobacteriota bacterium. Protein-coding genes within it:
- a CDS encoding aminomethyl-transferring glycine dehydrogenase subunit GcvPA, coding for MRYLPKSPSERQEMLASIGVASVEELFAGIPASARLKRPLAMDTGKSEVEVLRYFRERATENAREFTSFLGAGVYDHFRPAVVDALISRSEFFTAYTPYQPEISQGTLQAIFEFQTLICQLTGMDVSNASLYDGSTALPEAAMMAIRLTNRKRVLVARSVHPEYRQVLATYLQHQGIQIDEIGYTPSGQVDAKSIAAKLGSDVATVIVQSPNFFGVVEEVAAIAPLAHDAGALQVVMIAEPLSLGIVRPPAEADIVAGEGQSFGVAPSYGGPFVGFIATREKFVRNMPGRLVGQTVDSSGERGFCLTLATREQHIRREKATSNICTNQALCALMATIFLSLHGKQGLRDLALQNLSKAGYAAERFRKAGARVRFTGPFFNEMVVTGLPSRPGALNVNDRLAAQKIIGGFDLGRYYPELAGDQLLCFTETPTREKIDQLVETLAG
- a CDS encoding DUF4159 domain-containing protein; protein product: MRRLSSRFALLMVLALATGSYLYSQSFVRGYDRLMADLESKRQPPTDTEFVFARVRFTSNGPGRGPQYDHRTPGWSHDYPSSEEHILQIASEVTGMNVRKESHVIVDLDSEELFRYPFAYFSEVGEMTLTEKETANLREYLDRGGFVVLDDFDNPSLDWFANEMQKVYPEREFTKITDGHPMFRTFYEINDINIDPPYEQPGQPGFYGYYDRRGRLLMVGNANNDFGDYWEWIDQPQYPLPPGTAALRFGVNYLMYSLTH
- a CDS encoding glycine dehydrogenase subunit 2, encoding MSNQDIKKAKRHLTQNEGLIFEGSSPGKAGVEMPPLDVPALDPAAALGAQLVRDEIAGFPEVSEMEVVRHFTRLSTWNYGVDLGAYLLGSCTMKYNPKINEVVARLEGIGNAHPYQPENLSQGALRIMKHLADALLEIVGMDAITLQPAAGAHGEMTGLLLVRAYLESKGNPRRKVLVPDSAHGTNPASAYQVGYQTQNLPSNARGTVDLAVLDRMMNEDVAALMLTNPNTLGVFDDQIVEIAEIVHSRGGLIYMDGANLNALLGVSRPGDFGIDVLHLNLHKTFSTPHGGGGPGAGPVAVKKHLEPFLPIPRVRENSDGTLALDFDQPKTVGRVRAFYGNYGMLVRALAFILANGSDGLRQVTDDAVLNSRYVRKGLEDYYELPYPAPTLHECVFSDKRQLKNGVRTGDIAKRLIDYGFHPYTVSFPLIVPGALMIEPTESESKQELDLLIDALQCIAREAETEPETVLNAPHTTRVGRMDEVQAARKPILRWRS